From a single Thermoleophilia bacterium genomic region:
- the ribD gene encoding bifunctional diaminohydroxyphosphoribosylaminopyrimidine deaminase/5-amino-6-(5-phosphoribosylamino)uracil reductase RibD translates to MDDERYIEEALALAELGRGSTHPNPMVGAVLVADGEVVGRGSHRGPGEPHAEVLALGDAGERARGATLYCNLEPCSHFGRTPPCADALIAAGVARVVVAMRDPDPRVDGRGLERLRRAGVDVVLLDDPWAARARKQNAAFVKFHATGLPLITYKAAITLDGKVAGARGDARWISCLESRRVVHRMRATCDAVMVGAGTLRRDDPELNVRLAEGRDPVRVIVTRSGILPPASKVLATAHSIPTVVIAERCEEGTRRLLSARGAELIEVGDGGLREGLAQLTRLGLLDVLCEGGPGLAGSLLADGLIDRVMLFVAPLVVGRGAPDLFAAPAVEAVSEAWHLNDVEWRQICDDFVLTGTLTKFGG, encoded by the coding sequence GTGGACGACGAGCGGTACATCGAAGAAGCGTTGGCACTCGCTGAACTCGGTCGCGGGAGCACGCACCCCAATCCGATGGTGGGTGCGGTGCTCGTCGCCGACGGCGAGGTTGTCGGTCGCGGCAGTCATCGCGGCCCGGGAGAACCGCACGCCGAGGTGCTGGCGTTGGGCGATGCGGGGGAGAGGGCGCGCGGCGCCACGCTCTACTGCAACCTCGAGCCGTGCAGTCACTTCGGCAGGACTCCTCCGTGCGCCGACGCGCTCATCGCAGCGGGGGTCGCGCGGGTTGTGGTCGCCATGCGCGATCCGGATCCGCGCGTCGATGGACGCGGCCTCGAACGGCTGCGCCGCGCCGGAGTCGACGTGGTGCTGCTCGACGATCCTTGGGCGGCGCGAGCGCGCAAGCAGAACGCCGCCTTCGTGAAGTTCCACGCTACGGGTTTGCCGCTGATCACCTACAAGGCGGCGATTACGCTCGACGGCAAGGTTGCCGGCGCACGCGGCGATGCGCGCTGGATCAGCTGTCTCGAGAGTCGTCGCGTCGTTCACCGGATGCGTGCCACGTGCGACGCGGTCATGGTGGGCGCCGGCACACTGCGCCGCGACGACCCGGAGCTCAATGTGCGCCTCGCCGAGGGCCGCGATCCTGTGCGGGTGATCGTCACCCGCAGCGGAATACTGCCGCCCGCCTCGAAGGTTCTTGCTACAGCGCACAGCATCCCCACGGTCGTGATCGCCGAGCGCTGCGAAGAAGGGACGCGGCGTCTACTCTCGGCGCGCGGTGCCGAGCTCATCGAGGTCGGGGATGGGGGGCTGCGCGAGGGACTCGCCCAACTGACGCGACTCGGACTCCTGGACGTGCTCTGCGAGGGCGGACCCGGACTGGCCGGCAGCCTGCTCGCCGACGGGCTTATCGATCGTGTGATGCTGTTTGTTGCGCCGCTCGTCGTCGGGCGCGGCGCGCCCGATCTGTTCGCGGCACCGGCCGTCGAGGCTGTCTCTGAGGCATGGCATCTCAACGATGTCGAATGGCGCCAGATCTGCGACGATTTCGTGCTCACCGGCACTCTGACGAAGTTCGGAGGCTGA
- the rpe gene encoding ribulose-phosphate 3-epimerase, with translation MDHLHEIGIAPSILSADFANLGRDVQTVLDAGARVIHVDVMDGQFVPNITIGPLVVKALEPLVHGAGAIFDVHLMIEHPERYVDEFAAAGADAITVHQEACVHLHRVLTQIREAGAAAGVSLNPATPLATLAEARHFCDLVLIMSVNPGFGGQAFIPSTVEKLREARAFLPDNVAVEIDGGVCLGNIAELRRAGANLFVAGSSVYGGDDPAARLRALAQAATTAV, from the coding sequence TTGGATCATCTGCACGAGATCGGCATTGCCCCGTCCATCCTCTCAGCCGACTTCGCCAATCTCGGTCGTGACGTGCAGACGGTTCTCGACGCCGGCGCGCGTGTGATCCACGTCGACGTCATGGACGGGCAATTCGTGCCCAACATCACGATCGGTCCGCTGGTGGTGAAGGCGCTCGAGCCGCTGGTGCACGGCGCCGGCGCGATTTTCGACGTGCATCTCATGATCGAGCATCCCGAACGCTATGTCGACGAGTTTGCCGCCGCCGGCGCCGACGCGATCACCGTGCACCAGGAAGCCTGTGTGCACCTTCATCGTGTGCTCACGCAGATTCGCGAGGCAGGAGCTGCTGCCGGCGTTTCGCTCAACCCGGCGACGCCGCTGGCCACCTTGGCCGAGGCGCGTCACTTCTGCGACCTCGTCCTCATCATGTCGGTCAACCCCGGGTTCGGGGGGCAGGCCTTCATCCCCAGCACCGTCGAGAAGCTGCGCGAAGCTCGCGCCTTTCTCCCCGACAACGTGGCCGTCGAGATCGACGGCGGCGTCTGCCTCGGCAATATCGCCGAGCTGAGGCGCGCCGGCGCCAACCTCTTTGTTGCCGGTTCCAGCGTGTACGGCGGCGACGATCCCGCGGCGCGCTTGCGCGCGCTGGCGCAAGCGGCCACCACGGCCGTATAA
- a CDS encoding DUF1266 domain-containing protein, translated as MTRVPIERRATSSRLLAESTPGEMQELYEMAGDNPQAQNEIDVALEFGPSLGSSRIAAWDYSRYVSLCSRGYYLGYLSEEEAWSKIMPAARARQGSFSSWSDLGENYLIGRRFWSVDETAANGEKFSAAYYYLLSDSSSPWVTIPWSTHLGGSAEE; from the coding sequence CTGACCCGCGTACCCATCGAGCGTCGAGCGACCAGTTCTCGCCTGCTGGCCGAGTCTACGCCGGGGGAGATGCAGGAACTCTACGAGATGGCGGGGGACAACCCTCAGGCTCAGAACGAGATTGACGTCGCACTCGAGTTCGGCCCGTCTCTTGGGAGCTCGCGCATCGCTGCATGGGACTACTCGAGGTACGTCTCTCTGTGCAGTCGCGGCTACTACCTGGGCTATCTCTCCGAGGAAGAGGCTTGGTCCAAGATCATGCCGGCGGCGCGTGCAAGGCAAGGCTCGTTCTCGTCGTGGAGCGATCTCGGTGAGAACTACCTCATCGGGCGACGCTTCTGGTCGGTGGATGAAACCGCTGCCAACGGGGAGAAGTTCTCCGCGGCGTACTACTACCTGCTCTCGGACTCTTCCAGCCCGTGGGTCACAATTCCGTGGAGCACCCACTTGGGCGGATCCGCGGAGGAGTAG
- a CDS encoding transcription antitermination factor NusB — MLSPAREAAWRVLVRLGADRPTGTARLDDTLVGLPELEQLDARDRALAHELITGTIKRRLSIDSVVGMYTKAPLERTESAVLASLRLATFQILFLDRVPAHAAVDDAVTLVADMGKQARGFVNAVLRKVAREGRETFARLADGSGDKEWGVRHSCPRWLVRLLRDELGDAAARSFLDAANAAPERCLRVNSRRCTLVGAVAALAEAGFETTPVSGLDQALLYEGPALERSAPFRAGVVTPQSRGSQLAGIIAAEALRAGAPLAGASVDDEPAAPRVLDLCAAPGTKTSQLAAALPGARITAVELDAARLTAMRANLERLGIDAAPQVELVAADVLDLPETFDGVFDAVLLDAPCSGLGTLASRADLRWRRRAADVPRLADLQGRLLARAARCVRPGGTLTYAVCTLPRAETVAVVRSFASAPQFSGWLLDGLGAARPEFAHPEMPEALRVLPPDGGSTGFFVARLRLPGA, encoded by the coding sequence ATGCTGAGCCCCGCCCGCGAGGCGGCTTGGCGGGTGCTCGTTCGCCTTGGCGCCGACCGACCCACCGGCACTGCTCGCTTGGACGACACGCTCGTGGGGTTGCCCGAGTTGGAACAGCTCGACGCGCGCGACCGCGCGCTCGCCCACGAACTCATCACCGGCACTATCAAGCGACGTCTCTCCATCGACAGCGTTGTGGGGATGTACACCAAGGCGCCGCTGGAACGCACCGAGAGCGCGGTGCTGGCGAGTCTTCGTTTGGCCACCTTCCAGATCCTGTTTCTGGATCGTGTGCCGGCACACGCCGCGGTCGACGACGCCGTCACGTTGGTGGCCGACATGGGTAAGCAGGCGCGCGGCTTCGTCAACGCGGTGCTGCGCAAGGTGGCGCGAGAGGGTAGAGAGACGTTTGCGCGCCTCGCTGACGGCAGTGGTGACAAAGAATGGGGCGTGCGCCATTCGTGTCCGCGCTGGTTGGTGCGGTTGCTTCGCGACGAGCTTGGTGACGCTGCAGCCCGGTCTTTCCTGGATGCCGCCAACGCTGCTCCGGAGCGCTGCCTGCGGGTCAATTCGCGGCGTTGCACGCTTGTCGGTGCAGTGGCGGCTCTGGCCGAGGCGGGGTTCGAGACGACGCCTGTTTCCGGACTCGACCAGGCGCTGCTGTATGAGGGGCCGGCGCTGGAGCGCTCCGCGCCATTCCGCGCCGGCGTCGTCACGCCGCAGTCGCGCGGCTCACAGCTTGCCGGGATCATCGCCGCAGAGGCTCTTCGCGCGGGTGCGCCACTCGCGGGCGCATCGGTCGACGATGAGCCGGCCGCACCGCGCGTGCTCGACCTGTGTGCGGCTCCGGGCACCAAGACGAGCCAGCTTGCCGCCGCTCTCCCGGGTGCGCGCATCACCGCGGTCGAGTTGGACGCCGCTCGCCTCACGGCCATGCGTGCCAACCTGGAGCGGCTCGGCATCGACGCGGCTCCCCAGGTGGAGCTCGTCGCCGCCGACGTGCTCGATCTGCCGGAGACCTTCGACGGCGTCTTCGACGCCGTCTTGCTCGATGCGCCTTGCAGCGGGTTGGGCACGCTTGCCTCGCGGGCCGATCTTCGCTGGCGTCGCCGTGCCGCCGACGTGCCTCGCCTCGCCGATCTCCAGGGCCGCTTGCTGGCTCGGGCTGCTCGCTGCGTCCGGCCCGGCGGAACGCTCACCTATGCGGTCTGCACGCTGCCGCGCGCCGAGACCGTCGCGGTAGTTCGCTCCTTCGCGTCGGCGCCGCAGTTCTCCGGCTGGCTTCTGGACGGTCTCGGCGCTGCGCGGCCCGAGTTCGCCCACCCCGAGATGCCGGAGGCACTCCGCGTGCTGCCCCCCGACGGCGGCAGCACCGGCTTCTTCGTCGCACGCCTGCGCTTGCCCGGCGCCTGA
- a CDS encoding methionyl-tRNA formyltransferase: MRIAFAGTAPVAEIVLAGLVAANQRPVVVITNPDRPKGRHGTPTPPPIKLRAEGLGVPVLQPQRISDDGTLVELRERRVEVLVVCAYGQILRQNVLDAVTTIVVHPSLVPRWRGAAPVERALMAGETDLGVTILKMTAGVDEGPVGALRRVEVPPDADAGRAYELIAPAAVDALLETLAALADGSIVWRPQSGEVTYADKILPTDRVIDWSWPAHTIVNHVRALSPHIGAVMNLLGRRTVIWRAAVGEGPQPAPGATHLALPAGDGWIEVLELQQEGRTRVAATEFLRGAGRALAGPH, from the coding sequence ATGCGGATCGCCTTCGCGGGCACCGCGCCGGTCGCTGAGATCGTCCTCGCCGGCCTTGTGGCGGCGAATCAGCGGCCGGTGGTCGTCATCACGAATCCGGACCGGCCGAAGGGCCGTCACGGCACGCCCACGCCGCCGCCGATCAAGCTGCGGGCGGAGGGTTTGGGCGTGCCGGTTCTACAGCCGCAGCGCATCTCGGACGACGGGACGCTCGTCGAGTTGCGCGAGCGTCGGGTCGAAGTCCTCGTCGTCTGCGCCTACGGACAGATCTTGCGCCAGAACGTGCTCGACGCGGTGACGACGATCGTCGTGCATCCGTCGCTCGTGCCGCGCTGGCGTGGTGCCGCGCCGGTGGAACGCGCGCTGATGGCCGGCGAGACGGACTTGGGTGTAACCATTCTGAAGATGACTGCCGGCGTCGACGAAGGGCCGGTGGGAGCGCTGCGCCGAGTGGAGGTTCCCCCTGACGCCGACGCCGGGCGGGCGTATGAGCTCATCGCCCCCGCCGCGGTCGATGCGCTTCTCGAGACGCTCGCCGCGCTGGCGGACGGGTCCATCGTGTGGCGACCGCAGAGCGGCGAGGTTACCTACGCCGACAAGATCCTGCCGACCGATCGCGTGATCGACTGGTCTTGGCCCGCTCACACCATCGTCAACCATGTGCGCGCCCTCTCGCCCCACATCGGCGCGGTGATGAACCTTCTGGGGCGGCGCACGGTCATCTGGCGCGCCGCCGTCGGCGAGGGCCCGCAGCCGGCTCCCGGCGCTACGCATCTGGCGCTTCCGGCCGGCGACGGGTGGATCGAGGTGCTGGAACTGCAGCAGGAGGGCCGCACCCGCGTGGCGGCGACAGAGTTTCTGCGCGGCGCCGGCCGGGCGCTGGCTGGGCCGCACTGA
- the def gene encoding peptide deformylase, whose protein sequence is MSNITEKEASARAEVERARREAQKEIRVVGDPVLRQRALPVEQFDRGLRKLIKHMVKTMHDAPGIGLAAPQIGLSQRLLVYDVDEGPQALVNPVLSEYSAEVEEVEEGCLSVPGLNMPVVRSVSVRVQAFDGYGAPLDFIAEELEARVIQHEFDHLEGTLILDRTTASARAEALREIAAQGPNLHAVGGGL, encoded by the coding sequence ATGAGCAATATCACAGAGAAAGAAGCGAGCGCACGTGCGGAGGTCGAGCGTGCCCGGCGCGAGGCCCAGAAGGAGATTCGTGTCGTCGGCGATCCCGTGCTGCGCCAACGGGCGCTGCCGGTGGAGCAATTCGATCGCGGCTTGCGCAAGCTCATCAAGCACATGGTGAAGACGATGCACGACGCTCCCGGCATCGGCTTGGCGGCGCCGCAGATCGGTCTCTCACAACGACTTCTGGTCTACGACGTCGACGAGGGTCCACAGGCGCTCGTCAACCCAGTACTCAGCGAGTACTCGGCGGAGGTCGAAGAGGTTGAAGAGGGCTGTCTCAGTGTGCCCGGGCTGAACATGCCGGTCGTGCGCTCGGTGAGTGTGCGGGTGCAGGCCTTCGACGGCTACGGCGCGCCACTCGACTTCATTGCCGAAGAGCTTGAGGCGCGCGTGATTCAGCACGAGTTCGACCATCTCGAGGGCACGTTGATCCTCGACCGCACGACTGCCAGTGCTCGCGCCGAGGCGCTGCGTGAGATCGCGGCGCAGGGTCCGAACCTGCATGCGGTCGGCGGCGGCCTCTGA
- the priA gene encoding primosomal protein N' → MMYAGVFPLVRTRAFAEAFDYGVPEELEGTVTVGALVAVPLGAQTIIGVVVVLRPETAHAGRVLPLRDLLDVPPVPVDLLTLAEQVAAYYLTSFGNALALVCPPMGALKVVRQYELTAEGRAAHEAGETRLEEVDGLRLPAGDLTRLAERYRRKGWLRIAYRVHVVGVTPSGPTLRRGTDPLPTRLGPRQRAALKLVEEAGVLDERSLRAASGVSAAALRKLVAAGALVEAEEPSPDRRDAQSPSVGASSLPQISEAAVTTDDGAVGEHACVAVSGGHELLSEQRDALDAVLCRARPGDEVLVHGVTGSGKTEVYLQAAQAALEGGRSVLFLVPEIGLTGQTVARVRARFAGAPVAVLHSGLSAGERLLAYREIAQGTVRLVVGARSAVFAPLVDLGLIIVDEEHDISYKQESEPAYDARTVARWRAEAAGAVLVLGSATPSVESYARVPIHADLRRRVDGSLPPVLEIVDMRGQHGVFSGELAHALAATIDAGHKAMLFLNRRGFASYMVCDHCGHAWECPRCDVTLTYYEHRGLRCRTCGYSEATPAACPVCGGLDLVRHGHGTERVEREVAQLMPGVELLRLDSDVASSHARVRAVLERFAQPGAKVLVGTQLIAKGHHFPDVTLVGVVNADLTLHFPDFRAEERTFAMLIQVGGRSGRGEHPGRVIVQTLNPEARPIVLAARGEEERFYRDEVERRRELSYPPAASLAALEVSGRDQERVQVAGRFTAERLVARLEHDELVLGPGPLWRSHGRYACRVVVKSPDIGKTLDTLRPWLGHNRSRFAERGVRLVPDVDPQWL, encoded by the coding sequence ATGATGTACGCGGGCGTCTTCCCGCTCGTTCGCACGCGTGCCTTCGCGGAGGCGTTCGACTACGGTGTTCCCGAGGAACTCGAGGGCACCGTGACGGTTGGAGCGCTTGTCGCCGTCCCGCTCGGGGCGCAGACGATCATCGGTGTGGTCGTCGTGTTGCGCCCCGAGACGGCGCACGCGGGACGGGTGCTGCCCCTCCGCGACCTTCTCGACGTGCCTCCAGTCCCGGTCGACCTACTGACGCTTGCCGAGCAGGTCGCGGCGTACTACCTCACCTCGTTCGGCAACGCGCTGGCGCTGGTGTGTCCACCGATGGGCGCGCTCAAGGTGGTGCGCCAGTACGAGCTCACCGCGGAGGGACGTGCCGCCCACGAGGCCGGGGAGACGCGGCTGGAGGAGGTCGACGGACTCAGACTGCCTGCAGGAGATCTCACGCGTCTGGCCGAACGCTACCGGCGCAAGGGTTGGCTGCGTATTGCCTATCGCGTGCATGTCGTCGGCGTCACGCCGAGTGGCCCTACGCTGCGACGTGGCACCGACCCCTTGCCGACACGCCTCGGCCCCCGGCAGCGAGCGGCGCTCAAGCTCGTCGAAGAGGCGGGGGTGTTGGACGAGCGCTCCCTGCGCGCCGCCAGTGGCGTCTCTGCGGCGGCGCTGAGAAAGCTCGTCGCAGCGGGGGCGCTGGTTGAAGCCGAGGAGCCGTCGCCGGATCGCCGCGACGCGCAGTCGCCGTCGGTTGGCGCGTCGTCACTGCCGCAGATCTCAGAGGCTGCGGTGACGACCGACGACGGCGCAGTCGGCGAGCACGCCTGCGTCGCCGTGTCTGGCGGACACGAGCTCTTGTCCGAACAACGCGACGCCCTCGACGCAGTGCTCTGTCGCGCGCGCCCGGGCGACGAGGTGCTTGTGCACGGGGTCACCGGCAGCGGCAAGACTGAGGTCTACCTACAGGCCGCCCAGGCGGCGCTGGAGGGCGGCCGTTCCGTGCTCTTCCTCGTCCCCGAGATTGGGCTCACGGGGCAGACGGTGGCGCGGGTGCGGGCACGTTTTGCCGGCGCGCCGGTGGCCGTGCTGCACTCGGGGCTGTCTGCCGGCGAACGTCTTCTCGCCTATCGTGAGATCGCGCAGGGCACCGTGCGCCTCGTGGTCGGCGCACGGTCCGCGGTATTCGCGCCGCTCGTCGACCTCGGTCTCATCATTGTCGACGAGGAGCACGACATCTCCTACAAGCAGGAGAGCGAACCTGCCTATGACGCTCGCACCGTGGCGCGCTGGCGGGCAGAAGCCGCCGGCGCCGTGCTCGTGCTCGGTTCGGCGACGCCCAGCGTTGAGAGTTACGCGCGTGTGCCGATCCACGCGGACCTGCGGCGCCGAGTCGACGGTTCGCTGCCTCCGGTACTCGAGATCGTCGACATGCGGGGGCAGCACGGCGTCTTCTCAGGTGAGCTCGCACACGCCCTTGCGGCGACGATCGACGCTGGTCATAAAGCGATGCTCTTCCTCAATCGCCGTGGCTTCGCGTCGTACATGGTCTGCGATCACTGTGGTCACGCTTGGGAATGCCCGCGCTGCGACGTGACTCTGACCTACTACGAACATCGCGGCCTGCGCTGTCGCACGTGTGGCTACAGCGAAGCGACGCCCGCCGCCTGCCCTGTGTGCGGCGGGCTGGACCTCGTCCGGCACGGCCACGGCACCGAACGTGTGGAACGCGAGGTGGCGCAGCTCATGCCGGGGGTCGAGCTGCTGCGTCTCGATTCGGACGTGGCCTCCTCTCATGCTCGCGTGCGCGCCGTGCTTGAGCGCTTTGCGCAGCCGGGCGCGAAAGTGCTCGTCGGCACACAGCTCATCGCCAAGGGCCATCACTTTCCCGACGTCACGCTCGTCGGCGTCGTCAATGCCGATCTGACGCTGCATTTTCCCGACTTCCGCGCCGAGGAGCGAACGTTCGCCATGCTCATCCAAGTGGGTGGGCGCAGCGGCCGCGGCGAGCATCCCGGCCGCGTGATCGTTCAGACGCTGAATCCGGAGGCGCGCCCCATCGTGCTGGCGGCGCGCGGAGAAGAGGAACGTTTCTACCGCGATGAGGTCGAGCGCCGGCGTGAGCTCAGCTACCCGCCGGCGGCGTCGTTGGCGGCGCTCGAGGTCTCCGGCCGCGACCAAGAACGGGTGCAGGTCGCCGGGAGGTTCACCGCCGAGCGCCTGGTGGCCCGGCTCGAGCACGACGAGCTCGTGCTAGGGCCGGGACCTCTCTGGCGCAGCCATGGGCGCTACGCCTGCAGAGTTGTGGTTAAGTCGCCGGACATAGGGAAAACCTTGGATACGCTGCGACCGTGGCTGGGTCACAACCGTTCGCGGTTCGCGGAGCGCGGCGTTCGGCTGGTCCCGGACGTCGATCCGCAATGGCTCTAG
- the metK gene encoding methionine adenosyltransferase produces the protein MDARNYLFTSESVTEGHPDKLADQISDAILDAILTDDPYGRVACETLVTTGLALVAGEITTQTYVDIPKIVRETVKDVGYTNAHYGYDYETCGVMVAIDEQSPDISQGVSQAYEVRTDVNDDDALDLQGAGDQGMMFGFACNETPELMPLPISLAHKLARRLAEVRRADILPYLRPDGKSQVTVRYEDGKPVEIVKVVLAAQHAESADLQSIILPDLLEQVVEPILPKDLYDVSKLEDITVVNATGKFVIGGPMGDCGLTGRKIVVDTYGGSAPHGGGAFSGKDPSKVDRSGAYAARYVAKNVVAAGLAERCQVQVAYAIGVAHPVSVNIDCQGTETVSLSEIERAVLATFDLRPAAILRDLDLRRPIYRKTAAYGHFGRKDHDFTWERTDKAEALRALVGNAARITADR, from the coding sequence GTGGACGCCAGAAACTACCTGTTCACATCCGAGTCGGTGACCGAGGGCCATCCCGACAAGCTCGCCGATCAGATCTCGGACGCGATCCTCGATGCGATCCTGACGGATGATCCGTATGGTCGTGTGGCCTGCGAGACCCTTGTGACCACTGGTCTCGCGTTGGTCGCCGGTGAAATCACGACGCAGACCTACGTCGATATTCCCAAGATCGTGCGCGAGACGGTCAAAGACGTGGGGTACACCAATGCGCACTACGGCTATGACTACGAGACCTGCGGCGTCATGGTAGCCATCGACGAGCAGTCGCCGGACATCAGCCAGGGCGTCTCACAGGCGTACGAGGTGCGTACCGACGTCAACGACGACGACGCTCTCGATCTGCAGGGTGCCGGCGACCAGGGCATGATGTTCGGCTTCGCCTGCAACGAGACGCCGGAGCTCATGCCGCTACCCATCTCGTTGGCGCACAAGCTTGCGCGGCGACTCGCCGAGGTGCGCCGCGCCGATATCCTTCCGTACCTGCGTCCGGATGGGAAGTCTCAGGTGACCGTGCGCTACGAAGACGGCAAGCCGGTCGAGATCGTCAAGGTCGTACTCGCCGCGCAGCACGCCGAGAGTGCCGATCTGCAGAGCATCATCCTGCCCGACTTGCTCGAGCAGGTTGTCGAGCCCATCCTGCCGAAGGATCTCTACGACGTCTCCAAGCTCGAGGACATCACGGTCGTCAACGCGACCGGGAAGTTTGTCATCGGCGGGCCGATGGGCGACTGCGGCCTCACCGGTCGCAAGATCGTCGTCGATACCTATGGCGGCAGCGCTCCGCACGGCGGCGGCGCCTTCTCGGGCAAGGACCCAAGCAAGGTCGACCGCTCCGGCGCCTACGCCGCTCGCTATGTTGCCAAGAACGTCGTTGCCGCCGGTCTCGCGGAGCGTTGTCAGGTGCAGGTGGCGTACGCCATCGGCGTCGCGCACCCTGTCTCGGTGAACATCGACTGCCAGGGCACCGAAACCGTATCGCTCAGCGAGATCGAGCGCGCCGTTCTGGCGACGTTCGACCTGCGTCCCGCCGCGATTCTGCGCGACCTCGACTTGCGCCGGCCCATCTACCGAAAGACTGCCGCCTACGGCCATTTCGGCCGCAAGGATCACGATTTCACGTGGGAGCGCACAGACAAGGCCGAGGCGCTGCGCGCCCTCGTCGGCAACGCGGCGCGCATCACCGCCGACCGCTGA
- a CDS encoding GNAT family N-acetyltransferase: MPDRSAQRLSGRLALRRAVAADADAVTACVREAYVPWVPRIGQKPGPLLQDYARQIETEHVVVAELDGEIAGILVLSLTHEGFLLDNVAVSPAHQGCGVGRALLVYAEEQARAQGFSAIHLYTHEGMAENLVLYAKLGYVEFDRRFEFGLRRVYMRKVLAPAD; the protein is encoded by the coding sequence GTGCCTGACCGATCGGCGCAGAGGTTGAGTGGGCGGCTCGCGCTGCGACGGGCGGTCGCCGCGGATGCCGACGCCGTTACCGCCTGCGTTCGGGAGGCCTATGTGCCGTGGGTGCCGCGCATAGGGCAGAAGCCGGGTCCTCTTCTGCAAGACTACGCTCGACAAATCGAGACCGAGCACGTCGTCGTCGCGGAGCTCGATGGGGAGATCGCCGGTATCCTCGTGCTGTCCCTCACCCACGAGGGCTTCCTTCTCGATAACGTGGCCGTCTCGCCGGCGCACCAGGGATGCGGTGTGGGGCGCGCGCTCTTGGTGTACGCCGAGGAGCAGGCTCGCGCTCAGGGGTTCTCGGCGATCCATCTCTACACCCACGAGGGCATGGCCGAGAACCTGGTGCTCTACGCCAAGCTGGGGTACGTCGAGTTCGACCGCCGCTTCGAGTTCGGCCTGCGGCGCGTCTACATGCGCAAGGTGCTCGCACCGGCGGACTAG
- a CDS encoding DUF1697 domain-containing protein, whose amino-acid sequence MARCVALLRGINVGRAKRISMAELRALGDDLGLEGVATVLNSGNLVFTVPDSRVAGVAAEIEAAVAAACGFSATTIVVRAEQLACIVAENPLLDVAANSARLLVAFVAEPGALFRAQSLFEVPWAPEAFAVGAHAAYLWCADGVIASPLAKAFAHLMGESATMRNWTTVGKVWAAVADTQSSLG is encoded by the coding sequence GTGGCGCGCTGTGTCGCTCTGCTGCGGGGTATCAACGTCGGGCGAGCCAAGAGGATCTCGATGGCAGAGCTACGCGCTCTCGGCGACGATCTCGGCCTCGAAGGGGTTGCCACCGTCCTCAACAGCGGCAATCTCGTCTTCACCGTGCCTGACAGCCGCGTTGCGGGTGTGGCGGCGGAGATCGAAGCGGCGGTCGCCGCCGCCTGCGGCTTCTCCGCGACGACGATCGTCGTGCGCGCTGAGCAGCTCGCGTGCATCGTCGCCGAGAACCCTCTTCTCGACGTGGCCGCCAACTCGGCTCGGCTGCTCGTGGCGTTCGTCGCCGAGCCGGGCGCCTTGTTCCGCGCCCAGTCGTTGTTCGAGGTGCCGTGGGCGCCGGAAGCCTTCGCCGTCGGCGCCCATGCCGCCTACCTCTGGTGCGCGGACGGTGTGATTGCTTCGCCGTTGGCCAAGGCTTTCGCCCACCTCATGGGGGAGTCGGCAACCATGCGCAACTGGACCACCGTGGGGAAGGTGTGGGCTGCGGTGGCCGACACGCAGTCGTCTCTCGGCTAG